The nucleotide window GCGCCGACTCGCAATTCTTTATTGTCTTTGGACGGACACGGCATCTGGACGGAAAATATACTGTTTGGGGACGGGTGGTGAAGGGCATGATCCACGTCGGCAAAATCAAAAAAGGCACGTCGGGCAACAATGGATCCGTGAGCGACCCCGACAAAATCGTCCGCATGCAGGTAGCCGCCGACGTCAAATAGACGTTCTAGAGTCTCTGGGCCCCGGGTTTACCCTGTTCAACGATAAATGATGCTCGGGTTTTGATATCAGCTCCTGGGCTGGAGACATGATCAACAACGCGAAAATCTGTTTGCCATTTCTTGGGTGAGACTTCCGCCCGCACGTAGCCGCGTTGGTAGTTGAAAAATTTGAAATGCGGGTTCTTCTTCAACCGCTTGCGCCCCTTGCGCGTCATATCCCGACCATCACCGTTCGATGAAATCGACGTTCCGATAAATTCCGTTCCAATAATTTGTGAGTCGGAATCATCAAAGTCGGCAAGCAAATCCGCCACCCAGTTGCGATGATTGTCACCGCTTAGCACAATCGGATTTGGCACCTTATTTTCACGCAGGACATGAAACAACCGATTGCGAGACGCCTGATAGCCCGACCACTTGTCGAACATGTTATGGCCCGCAACCATATCCGCCATGATGACCTGCTGTGCCAAGACATTCCAAATCGCACGGGTTCGCCCCAATCGTCGATAAAGCCAAGCCTCCTGAGCAGGGCCGAGGATGGTTGCCGACAGGTTTTGCATCGCCGCATTCGTTTTCGGCAGGGGCGTCCTAAATTGGCGGGTGTCGAGAACATTCATGTCCATCAAATTGCCATATACGAAGTACCTGTAAAGCCTCATTTTTAGTCGATCCGGCTGCGACATCACGCGAAGTGGCATGTGCTCGTAATAGGCCCTGTAGGCATTTTCTCGACGCTTCGTAAAAGGAATTTCAGAGACCTTCTTACCAGGGATTAGTCCCGCATAATTATTTTCCACCTCATGATCATCCCAGGTCACGATCCAAGGGTGCGCCGCATGGCAGGCCTGTAGGTCTTGGTCCGACTTATAAAGCGCGTATCGATTGCGATAGTCATTCAACGAAAGTATTTCATCTGAATTGTGCTTTCGGGGAAAGATTGGCCACGCGCCGTTTTCATAAATGTAATCACCTAAGAATAAGACAAAATCCAAATTTTCCCGGCTCATATGACGGTGTGCCGTGTAATATCCCTGTTCGTAATTCTGACAAGATGCAAAGGCGAAGCGTACCTGCTCTGGTTTTGAAAATGGCGACGGGGCGGTTCGGGTTCTCCCGATTGGGCTGGTAAATTTTGCAGTGTGAAATCGATACCAATAAGAACGCCCAGGTTGCAGACCCTTAACATCCACGTGCACGCTATGAGCCCAGGCGGGATGGGCCACTGTTTTACCGGTTTGCACGATTTTTTTAAAGCCGCTGTCCGTCGCCATTTCCCAGTGAACATTTTGTGGCTTAGGCAACATGCCGCCACCGTTTAAAGGGTCAGGTGCCAACCGTGTCCACAACACCACGCTATCGGGAAAGGGATCGCCTGATGCAACACCGAGCGTAAATGGGTAGTCACTTCCCGCTTGGGCACCCCCCATCCCACCAACCATCAAAGCAGTTGCGGCACCTGCCATGATCTGACGCCGTGTAAATGAGGAAGGATTATTCTTCACTAACGGCTAAGTTCCCGCATGGCTTGATCAAGCCCCTCCAGCGTCATCGGATACATTCTGTCGTCCAATAGGTGCCGGATAATATCGATTGAGACCGTATGTCCCCACCATTGTTGCTTGACCGGGTTCAGCCATATGGCCTTGGGGTAAACATTCAGCAGGCGCTGCATCCACAACCCGCCGGCTTCTTCGTTCCAATGATCCACGGCACCGCCTGCAATCTTGATCTCATATGGGCTCATCGACGCATCTCCGACGAAGATAACTTTGTAGTCTGAACCGTAAGTATGCAGCAGGTCCCATGTGCCGATCCTGTCTCTTTGATAATTTCCATTATCGCGCCAGACATGGTCATAGAGACAATTGTGGAAGTAAAAATGTTCCAGGTGCTTGAATTCACCCCGGGCGGCGGAAAACAGTTCTTCGACCACCCGCACATGGTCATCCATGGAGCCACCGACATCCAGAAACAACAAAACCTTCACCGAATTATGGCGTTCCGGCACCATGTGCAGGTCCAGATACCCCTTCTTCGCCGTTGCATTAATGGTGCCGTCTAGATCCAATTCGGTTGCCGCCCCTTGGCGCGCGAATTTACGCAGCCTGCGCAGCGCCACTTTAATATTACGCGTGCCGATTTCGACGCTGTCATCCAGGTTTTTGAATTCGCGCTTGTCCCAGACTTTCACCGCGCGTCGATTACGTGACTCATTTTGACCAATGCGGACCCCTTCCGGGTTATATCCGAAGGCCCCGAATGGTGACGTACCAGCAGTACCAATCCACTTTGATCCGCCCTGGTGACGTTTCTTTTGCTCAGCCAGACGTTCAGCCAGGGTCTCCATCAACTTGTCCCAGCCGTCCATGGCTTCGATCTGAGCTTTCTCCTCATCGGTCAGAATTTTCTCGGCCATTTTACGCAGCCACTCGTCGGGAATTTCTGTCGTTCCGTCTTCATCTTCCGGTGGTTCCAAACCCTTAAAGACATGACCAAACACCCGGTCAAACTTATCCAGGTTGGTTTCATCCTTCACCAAACAAGACCGGCTCAGGTAATAGAATTCATCTATAGAATATTCGGCGAGACCTTCATCCATGGCCTCCATCAACGTCAGG belongs to Rhodospirillaceae bacterium and includes:
- a CDS encoding alkaline phosphatase, translated to MAGAATALMVGGMGGAQAGSDYPFTLGVASGDPFPDSVVLWTRLAPDPLNGGGMLPKPQNVHWEMATDSGFKKIVQTGKTVAHPAWAHSVHVDVKGLQPGRSYWYRFHTAKFTSPIGRTRTAPSPFSKPEQVRFAFASCQNYEQGYYTAHRHMSRENLDFVLFLGDYIYENGAWPIFPRKHNSDEILSLNDYRNRYALYKSDQDLQACHAAHPWIVTWDDHEVENNYAGLIPGKKVSEIPFTKRRENAYRAYYEHMPLRVMSQPDRLKMRLYRYFVYGNLMDMNVLDTRQFRTPLPKTNAAMQNLSATILGPAQEAWLYRRLGRTRAIWNVLAQQVIMADMVAGHNMFDKWSGYQASRNRLFHVLRENKVPNPIVLSGDNHRNWVADLLADFDDSDSQIIGTEFIGTSISSNGDGRDMTRKGRKRLKKNPHFKFFNYQRGYVRAEVSPKKWQTDFRVVDHVSSPGADIKTRASFIVEQGKPGAQRL
- a CDS encoding VWA domain-containing protein; amino-acid sequence: MFVDFFLELRNAAIPVSLREYLTLMEAMDEGLAEYSIDEFYYLSRSCLVKDETNLDKFDRVFGHVFKGLEPPEDEDGTTEIPDEWLRKMAEKILTDEEKAQIEAMDGWDKLMETLAERLAEQKKRHQGGSKWIGTAGTSPFGAFGYNPEGVRIGQNESRNRRAVKVWDKREFKNLDDSVEIGTRNIKVALRRLRKFARQGAATELDLDGTINATAKKGYLDLHMVPERHNSVKVLLFLDVGGSMDDHVRVVEELFSAARGEFKHLEHFYFHNCLYDHVWRDNGNYQRDRIGTWDLLHTYGSDYKVIFVGDASMSPYEIKIAGGAVDHWNEEAGGLWMQRLLNVYPKAIWLNPVKQQWWGHTVSIDIIRHLLDDRMYPMTLEGLDQAMRELSR